GGGAGCGCGATTCGATGTGCTCGATGTCGGGACCCAGCGTGAAGAAGCGCTCGAAGCGGGTGGTGATGTCGCGCTCGATCTCCAACGGCGGCATGCCGGGATAGAAGGTCGCGACGACGACGGCCGGCATCTTGAGGTCGGGGAACACGTCGACCGGCATGCGCGCGAACGCGGTCACGCCGAGCACGGCGACGATCAACGCGGCGACGATGATGGTGTGGGGGTTGCGGAGGGCGAACCCGGGCATCAGAGCACCTGCTCGCAGGGCAGCAGGAAGACGTGCAGCGGAACCTTCGCGCCCTCCTGTTGCGCCGCCGCGCGGTCGCGGAAACGGCGCAGGGCGGCGACGATGCGCGCGACCTCGGGCTCGGCCAGGGCGACCAGCGCCATGGCGTTGAAGCCCGGTCGGGCGAACGTGTGGAGGGCGACGCCGGTCTCGCCCGCGCCCCACACCTCCGGGACCCGCGTGAAGCTGTGCACCTCGCAGGCGCGCAGCACGGCGAGGACGTCGTGCTCGAGGGACTTGCGGAAGATGAGGACGACCATCTGCATGAACGGACCCTGGGCGCTGGTGACGGGGAGATCTCCGTGGGCCGGCGGCAAAGCAGGATCGATACCGTTCGCCGCGCCAGGGCGCCGGGCCGGTCGCCGCGGCGGCCGCCCCGGGGTCGCGGTCCAGATTTCACCACGCGGGTCCAGAATGGAGCACGGCGCGGGCCCCCGTCGACCCGAGCCGCGGCGCGCGCGCCGGCGGCGGGTTGTGCACGCATCCTGCAAGGGAGGGAACCGTGGTCATCAGGTCGACAATGGCGCTCAGCGCGAATGTGCTGCCCTCGCCGCGTTGCGTGCCCACCGCGACGAACGTATCGTGGCACCGGGCAGTGAAGACACGACTCGCTCAACGCCTGTTGCTCGCCTGCGCGGTCGTCGTGGTCGCGGCGCTCGCGTCCACGTGGTGGAGCCTCCGCTCATTGCAGGAGGCCGACCGCGCGGCCGAGCACCTCGCCGATCGGAGCGCACAGGGGCTCGATCTCACCGCGCGCCTGGAAACCGTGGTGCGCGAGAAGAGCTTCCTCGCCGACTACCTGGTCTCCGGCGACGAGCGGCTGCTCGCCTCGCTGCGCCCGCATCGCCAGGAGTTCAGCGACTGGATCGATGCCATGGGCGGCTTCGTGCGCACCGATACGGAGCGCAGCCTGCTCGACGAGATGCGGCGTCGGTTCGCCTCCTATACCGCGGCGTCCGACGACATCGTGCGGCTCGAACGGGCCGGGCTGACCGACCAGGCGCGGCAGCGCTTCACCACCATGGCTGGCGACGTCGAGGCGTTGCTGAAGAGCGGCCAACAGGTGTTCGCCCTCGCGGCCGCCGACATGCGCGAGCGGCGCGCGGTGGCGCAGGACGAGGTGGAACGCGCGCGCCGAGCGATGCTCTGGCTGACTGGCATCGGCGGGCTGTGCTCGCTGGCGTTGGCGGTGGCGCTCGCCCGCTCGGCGTCGCGGCCCCTGCTCCGCTTGGTCTTCCGCCTCGGGGCCACCGAGATCGGCGAAGGCGTCGCCATCGAGGGTGACGAGGTGCGGACGATCGAGGCGCACGTCAACGCCCTGCTCGAGCACGTGCGTCAGCAAGAGCGGGCGCTGCAGCAGGCGGAGAAGCTGTCCGAGCTGGGCGAGATCGCCTCCGAGCTCGCGCACGAGACCCTGAACCCGATCACCGGCGTGACCAGCATGCTGCAGGCCCTGCGCCGCGCGCCACTCCCGCCGGACCGGCTCAACCGCGAGTTGGTCGACATGGAGCGGATGCTGGGACGGGTCGCGACCACGGTTCGTCGCCTGATGTCCTACGCCCGGCCACTCGAGCCGCACATGCAGCGCGTCTCGGTCGCGGCCGTCGTGCAGCGCGCGGTGTCGAGCGTGCAGGCGGGAACGCGCGTCGGCGGGTCGATCGTGCGCACCTACGGCATGGAATCGCGCATCGAGTGGACGATGGACCCCGAGCTCATCGAGCAGGTGCTCGTCAATCTGCTGGTCAATGCCTGCGAAGCCTCGCCGCCGGGCGCGCCGGTCGACGTGGCTCTCGAGGCGCCGCCGAACGACGATCTCGCGTTGGTGGTCCGCGATCGCGGGAGCGGCATCGCGCCGCATCACCGGGAGCGCCTCTTCCATCCCTTTTTCACCACCAAGCCCCAGGGCAACGGGCTCGGGCTCGCCATCAGCCGCAACATCGTCCACGAGCATCGCGGACGGATCGACGTGCGCGCGCGCGCGGCTGGCGGCACCGAATTCCGCGTCACGCTGCCCCGGTCGGAGCGCCCATGAGGCGATCGGTGCTGGTCGTCGACGACGAAGAGCTCATCCGGCGCTCGCTGCGGATGGCGCTGGACGGGGCGGGATACGCCGTGCAGGTCGCCGCCAATGGCGCCGAGGCCCTCGCCGCGATTGCCGCCGACCCGCCGGACTGCGCCCTGATCGACCTGCGTCTCGGCGACGTCGACGGGCTGACGGTGCTGG
This is a stretch of genomic DNA from bacterium. It encodes these proteins:
- a CDS encoding MCP four helix bundle domain-containing protein, which produces MALSANVLPSPRCVPTATNVSWHRAVKTRLAQRLLLACAVVVVAALASTWWSLRSLQEADRAAEHLADRSAQGLDLTARLETVVREKSFLADYLVSGDERLLASLRPHRQEFSDWIDAMGGFVRTDTERSLLDEMRRRFASYTAASDDIVRLERAGLTDQARQRFTTMAGDVEALLKSGQQVFALAAADMRERRAVAQDEVERARRAMLWLTGIGGLCSLALAVALARSASRPLLRLVFRLGATEIGEGVAIEGDEVRTIEAHVNALLEHVRQQERALQQAEKLSELGEIASELAHETLNPITGVTSMLQALRRAPLPPDRLNRELVDMERMLGRVATTVRRLMSYARPLEPHMQRVSVAAVVQRAVSSVQAGTRVGGSIVRTYGMESRIEWTMDPELIEQVLVNLLVNACEASPPGAPVDVALEAPPNDDLALVVRDRGSGIAPHHRERLFHPFFTTKPQGNGLGLAISRNIVHEHRGRIDVRARAAGGTEFRVTLPRSERP